One Desulfovibrionales bacterium genomic region harbors:
- a CDS encoding lysylphosphatidylglycerol synthase transmembrane domain-containing protein — translation MTRIPANGMRHARGLISLVAVFAALGFLVWHWPSATVWQAVLNPSRLAALTGFSMLFCAAVVVRAIRWHYLMSSQLHERFATTLKAYVWFFAIGGYTPMRAGELLRVGWVKSRGGSGTFATGAFLAEKLADVTALLLLLGLVALAKTVPKPLEGTFSAITALLLIGYFILIFLAQRTPDRLNRSVTKQSLRSRFDLLLSAVPIPSAGRPFWSFQILTLLVWGLLTIGFLVYLKACYPNIHWSAAPMCLAMVNLSTFLGGPPGNLGVYEAFFAISLQAYGINFEEGVATAVVLHFVALATTGLIAIVSKCTRPVVD, via the coding sequence ATGACCAGGATTCCGGCGAATGGTATGCGGCATGCCCGTGGTCTCATATCGCTTGTCGCCGTTTTTGCGGCCCTAGGCTTTCTTGTCTGGCACTGGCCGAGCGCAACAGTATGGCAAGCAGTTTTGAATCCATCCCGATTGGCAGCACTAACAGGCTTTTCAATGTTGTTCTGCGCGGCCGTCGTTGTGCGCGCAATACGTTGGCATTATTTGATGTCCAGCCAGTTGCATGAACGTTTTGCAACTACCCTTAAGGCCTACGTTTGGTTCTTTGCTATCGGGGGTTACACGCCGATGCGCGCGGGAGAATTACTCCGAGTCGGCTGGGTAAAGTCTCGTGGGGGGTCTGGAACATTCGCAACAGGAGCGTTTCTGGCTGAAAAGTTGGCGGATGTTACGGCTTTGCTGTTGCTGTTGGGCTTGGTCGCTTTAGCCAAAACAGTCCCCAAACCGCTAGAGGGAACTTTCTCGGCAATAACAGCACTCTTATTAATTGGATATTTTATACTGATCTTCCTCGCTCAGAGAACTCCCGACCGACTGAATCGTTCTGTAACCAAACAAAGCTTGCGCAGCCGATTTGACCTTTTGCTCTCGGCGGTTCCGATACCGAGTGCCGGCCGCCCATTCTGGTCATTTCAAATTCTCACCCTGCTCGTATGGGGCCTTTTAACAATCGGTTTCCTCGTCTACCTAAAGGCATGCTATCCAAATATTCACTGGAGCGCTGCTCCGATGTGCCTCGCGATGGTGAATCTATCCACTTTCCTTGGAGGCCCGCCTGGAAATTTGGGGGTTTATGAGGCCTTTTTCGCAATTTCGCTCCAAGCCTATGGCATCAACTTCGAAGAAGGTGTAGCTACCGCAGTTGTATTACATTTCGTTGCGCTTGCCACCACCGGGCTTATCGCTATTGTCTCGAAGTGCACGCGGCCTGTCGTGGATTAA
- a CDS encoding sulfotransferase gives MGALHENLKDSQIPGVVLIVGAPRSGTYLLVTKLNALFSMAIPIETHFIPLFQRYLPLWGDLRNESNRSLLLECIYDFLEIWTLRSGQGRDLEDIVQHSLLVTRPRTKAILADNDNYPDMVEALFREYADFREARLTGDKSAFFASIPLEEFDNALSSMKIIHVIRDGRDVSLSWRATWFGPRSLAEAAWLWRDHVQDKQRWGMRNPDRYLELRYEDLLDAPDTTLARVGDFLGLPVTEIDNRDNSMAELLAQGDTHVKLMEPLDPGNKEKWRHAMSERDQALFEYYAGDVLLANGYCISGRQINVRELLAFLLYGLAARTLRLVSFRHWRLWLKEFLPIAVWAARRLGFSLPGLLNRRFNH, from the coding sequence ATGGGCGCACTTCATGAGAATCTGAAAGATAGCCAGATTCCAGGTGTCGTGCTCATTGTTGGGGCGCCGCGTTCGGGAACCTATCTGCTTGTTACTAAGTTGAATGCTCTATTCTCGATGGCGATTCCAATTGAGACCCATTTCATTCCCCTGTTTCAGAGGTACCTTCCATTGTGGGGTGACTTGCGCAACGAGTCCAACCGGAGCTTATTGCTTGAGTGCATCTACGATTTCCTGGAAATATGGACGCTCCGTTCCGGGCAGGGACGTGATTTGGAAGATATTGTTCAGCATAGTCTTTTGGTGACCCGACCACGGACCAAAGCTATTCTTGCCGATAATGATAATTACCCAGATATGGTGGAAGCTTTGTTCCGGGAATATGCCGATTTTCGCGAAGCCCGGCTGACTGGAGATAAAAGTGCATTTTTTGCCTCGATACCACTGGAAGAATTCGATAATGCACTTTCCAGTATGAAGATCATTCACGTAATACGAGATGGACGGGACGTCAGTTTGTCTTGGCGCGCGACTTGGTTTGGTCCGAGATCTCTGGCTGAAGCCGCCTGGTTGTGGCGTGACCATGTACAGGATAAGCAGCGCTGGGGAATGCGTAATCCTGATCGCTATCTTGAGTTGCGTTACGAAGATTTGCTTGATGCTCCTGACACAACGCTTGCTAGAGTTGGAGATTTTCTAGGTCTGCCGGTGACTGAGATTGATAATCGTGACAACAGCATGGCAGAGCTTCTCGCCCAGGGAGATACGCACGTCAAACTGATGGAACCGCTTGATCCAGGAAACAAGGAGAAGTGGCGTCACGCCATGTCGGAGCGCGATCAAGCTTTGTTCGAATACTATGCCGGTGATGTTCTACTTGCAAATGGTTATTGTATATCCGGACGCCAAATCAACGTGCGGGAACTTTTGGCTTTCCTCCTCTATGGCCTTGCTGCACGCACTCTGCGCTTAGTTTCCTTTCGCCACTGGCGCTTATGGCTTAAAGAGTTTTTGCCTATCGCGGTGTGGGCAGCGAGACGCCTAGGTTTTTCCTTGCCCGGTCTCCTCAATCGAAGGTTTAATCATTGA
- a CDS encoding glycosyltransferase family 2 protein: MSEQAVFSIVVPVYQNELNLNHSIPTLLQLGQRLPGYELDLVFVDDGSTDLSYNILLKWQEAHTEQITVVKLTRNFGQNPAIREGLKVVRGDCVGIISADMQDPPEIFLEMIERWERGAKLVVAERESREERTFGSFVSNMYWRMVSRYAIPGLPKGGFDYCLFDRQIRDDLVNLAEKNSPIFPLVFWLGYDHAVIPYRRRIRTNGKSQWTLSKKIKITVDTFISFTYLPVRFVTILGLIASILSVLYAMVVFIRWLGWGIAVPGWATIVMLISMFGGMILFSLGIVGEYLWRILDEARCRPGAVVDSIRRGRH; encoded by the coding sequence ATGAGTGAACAGGCAGTCTTTTCCATCGTGGTTCCGGTTTATCAAAATGAGTTGAACCTTAACCACAGTATTCCAACCCTCTTACAACTTGGGCAACGTCTTCCCGGATACGAGCTAGACCTGGTGTTTGTTGACGACGGCTCAACGGATTTATCTTATAATATCTTGCTCAAATGGCAGGAAGCGCACACCGAGCAGATTACGGTAGTCAAGCTAACGCGGAATTTCGGCCAGAATCCTGCAATTCGAGAAGGACTGAAGGTTGTTAGGGGAGATTGCGTTGGAATAATTTCCGCTGACATGCAGGATCCTCCTGAAATCTTCTTGGAGATGATAGAGCGCTGGGAACGGGGTGCCAAGTTGGTGGTGGCAGAGCGGGAGTCCCGCGAGGAGAGAACGTTCGGTTCGTTTGTTTCCAACATGTATTGGCGCATGGTGAGTCGATATGCAATACCAGGACTTCCCAAGGGAGGATTCGATTATTGTCTTTTTGATCGGCAGATTAGAGATGATCTGGTTAATCTCGCGGAAAAGAATAGTCCAATATTCCCTTTGGTCTTTTGGTTGGGCTACGATCATGCTGTGATTCCATACAGGCGAAGAATAAGAACAAACGGAAAATCACAGTGGACATTATCTAAAAAAATTAAGATTACTGTTGATACGTTTATCAGTTTCACCTATCTCCCCGTTAGATTCGTTACTATTCTCGGACTCATTGCCTCGATCTTGTCGGTGTTATATGCGATGGTTGTTTTCATTCGTTGGTTGGGATGGGGAATTGCAGTGCCAGGTTGGGCTACCATCGTAATGTTGATTTCAATGTTTGGAGGGATGATTCTGTTTTCTCTAGGCATTGTCGGTGAATATCTCTGGCGGATTCTCGATGAGGCTCGTTGTCGTCCGGGGGCCGTTGTCGACAGTATCCGACGTGGGCGGCATTAG
- a CDS encoding WbqC family protein encodes MKVGIIQSNYIPWRGYFDFISDVELFIFHDNIQYTKQDWRNRNKIKSVKGLEWLTVPVNYKKTGQLIEHTLIGYERIGRKGTWQDEHIKKFEVAYRQAPYVDHALQILREAFDARDETISALNVRLIKLICSYLDIPTKMAMSRDFQATGTKTERLIQLLTEANATCYLSGPAAKAYLDKDLFDQHGISLEYKSYDYPSYPQLHGEFEGGVTVLDLIANCGSEARAYITSRTANVVA; translated from the coding sequence GTGAAAGTCGGGATTATACAGTCTAACTATATCCCATGGAGAGGGTATTTTGACTTCATCTCCGATGTCGAATTGTTTATATTCCATGATAATATTCAGTACACAAAGCAGGATTGGCGTAACCGAAATAAGATCAAATCAGTAAAAGGCTTAGAGTGGCTGACCGTGCCGGTAAATTATAAGAAAACAGGGCAACTTATCGAACATACATTGATTGGTTATGAACGAATCGGCCGAAAGGGAACATGGCAGGATGAGCATATTAAAAAGTTTGAAGTAGCCTACCGTCAGGCTCCCTATGTGGATCATGCGTTACAGATATTAAGAGAAGCATTCGACGCGCGAGATGAGACGATTAGTGCTTTGAATGTTCGACTGATCAAGCTGATTTGCAGCTACCTGGATATTCCCACGAAGATGGCAATGTCTCGTGACTTTCAAGCGACTGGTACGAAAACTGAGCGATTGATCCAGTTGCTGACGGAAGCGAATGCTACCTGCTATTTGTCCGGGCCGGCCGCAAAGGCTTATCTTGACAAAGATCTATTCGACCAGCACGGTATTTCACTTGAATACAAGAGCTATGATTATCCATCATACCCGCAGCTGCATGGGGAGTTTGAGGGCGGTGTTACTGTCTTGGACTTGATCGCCAATTGTGGATCTGAGGCTCGAGCTTACATCACAAGCAGGACCGCTAATGTTGTCGCGTAA